A DNA window from Thermosynechococcaceae cyanobacterium Okahandja contains the following coding sequences:
- a CDS encoding argonaute PAZ domain-containing protein, giving the protein MTATSHPVFLNQFLVKTLAPEEARTVQRYACRWQRNPDEGTADYALNRVCYQLRVPAARWRTHIVTFQPPECLESEEWQLTELEPVVLDCGDPEQREALATLHRQRLRQSLQQDQSNYEVERGSDNSIRIWQKQPKKSENTPEGWEARKGYCLDLRIDTAAHLYLDIDCAYRLWTPWTLHDWLEHYPDSLPLIKWVRNTYLKNNQYRCWQLLHLSQERPEDVRLPGLNITLAEYHRNERATDAEIERSRVVYVKDARIQQGGRIPHLSQRLTPSVTLELLSELGKQPQLRAKVDAVFKSLRINTNTRFQDAQRFARWLSAKYYGGTDRDLPPLTKTGYQLPPAVLLAKTKQVKQVAQVRQAGCVAVGETKFGLLNLASPERAYPPEIYECLEDIGRCNQVTLDLDSYRTAADLGNTDLARQRFWREWAEEGVRTILVVMLYSSDKQRIRNEALRAGITTQFVVPQNIDAYKAINVVLGLLCKAKWQPVHLQLSDTAEAAELIIGFDTGTNRDLYFGTPAFAVLANGQSLGWELPTVQRGEKLSGQTVWQTVLKLMDKFYTLCKRYPRKVLLMRDGLARLDEFERTIQELEQENIAVDLLSVRKSGAGRMAYSREPRNRAPDSNQQPNYRSVPKGTVVYDEQERSFLLVTSQAIRQELGSPRPLRVVHSYGTTSLQMLALQTYHLAQLHPGSGFSHARLPWVLHLAHKSSQEFSRIQPLSVLEGLDRDKLIAV; this is encoded by the coding sequence GTGACGGCGACTTCTCATCCGGTCTTTTTGAACCAGTTCCTTGTCAAAACCCTTGCACCAGAAGAGGCACGAACTGTTCAGCGCTATGCCTGCCGCTGGCAGCGCAACCCTGATGAGGGAACAGCAGACTACGCCCTCAATCGGGTGTGCTACCAGTTAAGGGTGCCTGCCGCCCGTTGGCGCACCCATATTGTGACGTTCCAGCCCCCCGAGTGCTTGGAATCGGAGGAGTGGCAGCTTACCGAACTTGAGCCTGTGGTGTTAGATTGCGGTGATCCTGAGCAGCGGGAGGCTCTAGCGACCCTCCACCGTCAGAGACTACGGCAATCTCTTCAGCAGGATCAGAGTAACTACGAAGTGGAAAGAGGCAGCGACAATAGCATCCGTATTTGGCAAAAACAGCCCAAAAAGTCCGAGAACACCCCAGAGGGCTGGGAGGCCCGCAAGGGCTATTGCCTTGATCTGAGAATTGATACGGCTGCCCACCTCTACCTCGATATTGATTGTGCCTACCGCCTCTGGACACCCTGGACCTTGCATGACTGGTTAGAGCACTACCCAGACAGCTTGCCCTTGATTAAGTGGGTGCGCAATACCTACCTAAAAAATAATCAGTATCGGTGCTGGCAGTTGCTCCACCTTAGCCAAGAGCGGCCTGAAGACGTTCGCTTGCCGGGATTGAACATTACCCTTGCGGAGTACCACCGTAACGAAAGGGCAACAGACGCAGAAATTGAGCGCTCGCGGGTGGTGTACGTCAAAGATGCCCGCATTCAGCAAGGTGGGCGCATTCCCCATCTTTCGCAGCGGTTAACCCCCAGCGTGACCCTAGAACTGCTCTCAGAACTGGGAAAGCAGCCCCAACTGCGGGCAAAGGTGGACGCAGTGTTTAAGAGCCTTCGTATTAACACAAATACTCGCTTTCAAGACGCGCAAAGATTTGCCAGATGGCTAAGCGCAAAGTACTATGGCGGCACTGATCGCGATCTCCCTCCCCTTACAAAGACGGGCTATCAACTCCCCCCTGCGGTGCTATTGGCCAAAACTAAACAGGTCAAGCAGGTGGCTCAGGTGCGCCAAGCGGGCTGCGTGGCCGTCGGTGAAACAAAATTTGGTTTGCTAAACTTAGCCAGCCCAGAGCGTGCCTATCCGCCAGAAATTTATGAATGCTTGGAGGATATTGGCCGCTGTAATCAAGTGACACTCGATCTAGACTCCTATCGGACGGCGGCTGATTTGGGCAATACCGATCTGGCTCGGCAGCGATTCTGGCGGGAATGGGCTGAGGAGGGGGTGCGCACCATCCTAGTGGTGATGCTCTACTCTAGCGATAAACAGCGCATTCGCAATGAGGCGTTGCGGGCGGGTATTACCACCCAGTTTGTGGTTCCCCAGAACATTGATGCCTACAAGGCGATAAATGTGGTGCTCGGTCTGCTGTGTAAGGCAAAATGGCAGCCGGTGCATCTACAGCTCAGTGACACTGCCGAGGCCGCCGAACTGATTATTGGCTTTGACACCGGCACGAACCGCGACCTCTACTTTGGTACCCCTGCCTTTGCGGTGCTAGCGAATGGTCAGTCCCTCGGCTGGGAACTGCCAACGGTGCAGCGGGGCGAGAAGCTGAGCGGTCAGACGGTGTGGCAAACGGTTCTCAAGCTGATGGATAAGTTCTATACCCTCTGCAAGCGCTACCCCCGCAAGGTGTTGTTGATGCGGGATGGCCTTGCCCGTCTGGATGAGTTTGAGCGCACAATTCAAGAGCTTGAACAGGAGAACATCGCGGTTGATCTGCTCAGCGTGCGCAAGAGTGGGGCGGGACGCATGGCCTACAGCAGAGAGCCTAGGAACAGAGCGCCGGATTCCAACCAACAGCCAAATTATCGCTCGGTACCAAAGGGGACGGTAGTTTACGATGAGCAGGAGCGATCTTTTTTGCTGGTGACGAGTCAGGCAATTCGTCAAGAGTTGGGCAGTCCGCGACCGCTGCGTGTTGTCCACAGTTATGGCACCACGTCGCTACAAATGCTGGCGTTGCAAACCTACCACTTAGCCCAGTTGCATCCCGGGAGTGGGTTTAGCCATGCCCGCCTACCGTGGGTACTGCACCTTGCCCACAAAAGTAGCCAAGAGTTTTCCCGCATTCAGCCGTTGAGTGTGCTGGAGGGGCTAGACCGCGACAAGTTGATTGCTGTTTAG